A region of Bradyrhizobium sp. SZCCHNS1050 DNA encodes the following proteins:
- a CDS encoding DUF6603 domain-containing protein, giving the protein MAEPGALETIVAEIGKLLLPLRAAVESPAAFQGLLLKLGWDSDVIPKPIADLAVDLQLLFDRLQALVGGGLSLDGEVASDGETTVVSGSLEDAFKTIEAIAGVVQAIDDLVSAPGGAFSATLNADNFKGEFPGQLVGYLFITYLRNHHPGIGFALQALGVIRTRYTAPAGNRPDYIDYRFSFPDLPKIVSDPVTLFENAFGWGTDSFDFSSFARQIDSLAAGLGLDVRMVEVPDRVARALEGGPPTGRAAVRKRLRLVFFERARDAGRLSAELGLFPLPKSGSKKPGFALLPSFSGLLSVRMQLGPTIAVTISSDLDLTGGVGLMVRPGSGIDMVIGFAGSGAPTSAKGTARVEVEYSAISGSPTIVLGTGEGTRLEYQSVSGAGGFTLVAGKDVEVFAEADLKGLAFVLDASGSDGFISTILSGISTRFEFDLGLGAAYPRGVYFRGTSHLEIQIPAHIDLGPIQVQGLTLAVTPSADGLPIDIGATLKAALGPLVAVVENIGLRTDLAFPGSGGNLGPIDLSFGFKPPNGVGLSIDAGAVKGGGYLFIDPDRGEYAGALELKILDFLSVTAIGVITTKMPDGSKGFSFIAIIAVEFNPGLQLGFGFTLLGVGGLVGLNRSMDLDALVNGVRAGSLDSVLFPHDVVANAHRIISDLRTFFPPEQGTFLIGPMAKLGWGTPTLISLSLGIIIEIPGNIAIIGKLTVAIPDERLPLIIIQVAFMGAIEFDKKRGWFFAILYESRVIFMPLDGGMGVLASFGGDATFIVSVGGFHPAYNPPALPFPPIPRIAINILNTPVARIRVDAYFAVTSNTVQFGAHAELYFGVSIANIEGHLAFDALFQFSPFYFIITISASLSVKLFGAGLFSIRFRGSLEGTSPWHVEGTGSISLLFWDVDVDFSHTWGDKEDTSLPPVSVLPLLVAEYSKAENWTAALQNSSRLLVTLKTVDAGSDLVLHPVGSLKITQRAIPLGITLDKIGAQRPDDANYFSVATATSGIEKRATIRESFAIAQFKDLKDGEKLSASDYEAEEAGLELSVTGDQAKTSYVTKRIARYEEIIVDNNFKRARRRFVTLISGLFTHFLANNAVARSEISAKSRDLKHVFDDKIAVDQTSYVVVSLADNSPIAGAPASFQSRASAGEFMAAETRRNPNFASEAHIVRPHEMKRAA; this is encoded by the coding sequence ATGGCTGAACCGGGTGCCCTCGAAACGATCGTCGCCGAGATCGGCAAGCTGCTGCTGCCGCTGCGGGCGGCGGTGGAGTCGCCGGCCGCGTTCCAGGGCCTGCTGCTCAAGCTGGGCTGGGATTCCGACGTGATTCCGAAGCCGATCGCCGATCTCGCGGTCGACTTGCAGCTGCTGTTCGATCGGCTCCAGGCGCTGGTCGGCGGCGGGCTGTCGCTCGACGGCGAAGTGGCGTCCGACGGCGAGACGACGGTCGTGTCCGGCTCGCTCGAAGACGCCTTCAAGACCATCGAGGCGATCGCCGGCGTCGTGCAGGCGATCGACGACCTCGTCTCGGCGCCCGGCGGTGCATTTTCGGCGACGCTGAACGCCGATAATTTCAAGGGCGAGTTTCCGGGGCAGCTCGTCGGCTATCTCTTCATCACCTATCTGCGCAACCATCATCCGGGCATCGGTTTCGCGCTGCAGGCGCTCGGCGTCATCCGCACCCGCTATACCGCGCCCGCCGGCAACCGCCCGGACTACATCGACTACAGGTTCAGCTTCCCGGACCTGCCGAAGATCGTCTCCGACCCGGTGACACTGTTCGAGAACGCCTTCGGCTGGGGCACCGACAGCTTCGACTTCTCCAGCTTCGCGCGGCAGATCGACAGCCTCGCGGCCGGGCTCGGGCTCGACGTCCGGATGGTGGAGGTGCCGGATCGGGTCGCGCGCGCGCTCGAAGGCGGCCCCCCGACCGGGCGCGCCGCCGTGCGCAAACGGCTGCGCTTGGTGTTCTTCGAGCGGGCGCGCGACGCAGGGCGGCTATCGGCCGAGCTCGGACTGTTCCCGCTGCCAAAGTCCGGGAGCAAGAAGCCGGGCTTCGCGCTGCTGCCGTCGTTCAGCGGGCTGCTGTCGGTGCGGATGCAGCTCGGTCCGACGATCGCGGTGACGATCTCGAGCGACCTCGATCTCACCGGCGGTGTCGGCCTGATGGTGCGGCCGGGTAGCGGCATCGACATGGTGATCGGCTTCGCAGGCAGCGGCGCGCCGACGTCGGCCAAGGGCACCGCGCGCGTCGAAGTGGAATACTCCGCCATCTCCGGCAGCCCGACCATCGTTCTTGGCACCGGCGAGGGCACGCGGCTCGAATACCAATCGGTGAGCGGTGCCGGCGGTTTCACACTGGTGGCGGGCAAGGACGTCGAGGTGTTCGCCGAGGCGGACCTCAAGGGCCTCGCTTTCGTCCTCGACGCGTCCGGCTCGGACGGCTTCATCTCGACCATCCTGTCGGGCATCTCGACGCGGTTCGAGTTCGATCTCGGCCTCGGCGCCGCCTATCCGCGCGGCGTGTATTTCCGCGGCACCTCGCATCTCGAGATCCAGATCCCAGCGCATATCGACCTCGGTCCGATCCAGGTGCAGGGACTGACGCTCGCGGTGACACCGTCGGCTGACGGCCTCCCGATCGATATCGGCGCGACGCTGAAGGCGGCGCTCGGTCCGCTGGTCGCGGTGGTGGAAAACATCGGGCTGCGGACCGATCTCGCTTTTCCGGGGAGCGGCGGCAACCTCGGCCCGATCGATCTATCCTTCGGCTTCAAGCCACCGAACGGCGTCGGGCTGTCGATCGATGCCGGGGCGGTGAAGGGCGGCGGCTATCTCTTCATCGATCCGGACCGCGGCGAATATGCCGGCGCGCTGGAACTGAAGATCCTCGACTTCCTCTCGGTGACGGCAATCGGCGTCATCACCACCAAGATGCCGGACGGGTCAAAGGGCTTTTCCTTCATCGCCATCATCGCGGTCGAGTTCAATCCCGGATTGCAGCTCGGTTTCGGCTTCACCCTGCTGGGAGTCGGCGGACTGGTCGGGCTCAACCGCTCGATGGACCTCGACGCGCTAGTCAACGGCGTGCGCGCCGGCTCGCTGGACTCGGTGCTGTTCCCGCACGACGTCGTCGCCAACGCGCACCGGATCATCTCCGACCTCCGTACATTCTTCCCGCCAGAGCAGGGGACCTTCCTCATCGGCCCGATGGCGAAGTTGGGCTGGGGCACGCCGACGCTGATCAGCCTGTCGCTCGGGATCATCATCGAGATTCCCGGCAACATAGCCATCATCGGCAAGTTGACGGTGGCGATCCCGGACGAGCGGCTGCCGCTCATCATCATCCAGGTCGCCTTCATGGGCGCGATCGAGTTCGACAAGAAGCGCGGCTGGTTCTTCGCCATCCTGTACGAATCCCGCGTGATCTTCATGCCGCTCGACGGCGGCATGGGCGTGCTCGCGTCGTTCGGCGGCGACGCCACTTTCATCGTCTCCGTCGGCGGCTTCCACCCGGCCTACAATCCACCGGCGCTGCCGTTCCCGCCGATCCCCCGGATCGCGATCAACATTCTCAACACGCCGGTGGCCCGCATCCGGGTCGACGCCTATTTCGCGGTGACGTCGAACACCGTGCAGTTCGGCGCACATGCGGAGCTGTATTTCGGCGTCTCGATTGCCAACATCGAGGGCCATCTCGCCTTCGACGCGCTGTTCCAGTTCTCGCCGTTCTATTTCATCATCACGATCTCTGCCTCGCTGTCGGTGAAGCTGTTCGGCGCGGGGCTGTTCAGTATCCGCTTCCGCGGCTCGCTCGAAGGCACATCGCCCTGGCACGTCGAGGGCACCGGGAGCATCTCGCTGCTGTTCTGGGACGTCGACGTCGACTTCTCCCACACCTGGGGCGACAAGGAGGACACCAGCCTGCCGCCGGTCTCCGTGCTGCCCCTGCTGGTGGCGGAATACTCGAAGGCGGAGAATTGGACTGCCGCGCTGCAGAACAGCAGCAGGCTGTTGGTGACGCTCAAGACCGTGGACGCGGGCTCCGATCTTGTCCTGCATCCGGTCGGTTCGCTCAAGATCACCCAGCGTGCGATCCCGCTCGGCATCACCCTCGACAAGATCGGCGCGCAGCGCCCGGACGACGCCAATTACTTCTCGGTCGCGACCGCGACGTCGGGCATCGAGAAGCGCGCCACCATCCGGGAGTCGTTCGCGATCGCCCAGTTCAAGGACCTCAAGGACGGCGAGAAGCTCAGCGCGTCCGACTACGAGGCCGAGGAGGCGGGGCTGGAGCTGTCGGTCACTGGCGACCAGGCAAAGACCAGCTATGTCACCAAGCGCATCGCCCGCTACGAAGAGATCATCGTCGACAACAATTTCAAGCGGGCACGCCGGCGCTTCGTCACGCTCATCTCCGGGCTGTTCACGCACTTCCTGGCCAACAACGCCGTGGCGCGGTCCGAGATCTCGGCGAAGTCGCGCGATCTGAAGCACGTATTCGACGACAAGATCGCGGTCGATCAGACGTCCTATGTGGTGGTGAGCCTGGCCGACAATTCGCCGATCGCCGGCGCGCCTGCGTCGTTCCAATCGCGCGCCAGCGCCGGCGAATTCATGGCGGCGGAGACGCGGCGCAATCCGAACTTCGCAAGCGAGGCCCATATCGTGCGCCCGCACGAGATGAAGCGCGCGGCGTAG
- a CDS encoding 2Fe-2S iron-sulfur cluster binding domain-containing protein → MTRQLRIEPDGVAIDAAGHDTILQAARRGGVALPYECGWGSCGACKVTLVDGQVDLVFPGAPAINPRDARRSRILACQSRAISDVTIARGPGDWSAPTPRCVEQQAILRGVDDLAPEIRQFSFETAEPIDFRPGQYAILHLGEGLRRCYSMCNLPGSNVLQFIARRYDGGTGSNALAALIPGAQITIEAPFGACTLRRQPGRKVFVAGGTGIAPILAMLREAAAARLDFGSPADVIYGARTPADLAADDMLAAAIAQTPRTRYLPVVEHAPSGWPHAAGFVTDVIKAAIPDPAAAEFYVAGPPVMVNAVRSLLRAADVPITQVHYDSFG, encoded by the coding sequence ATGACCCGGCAACTCCGCATCGAGCCTGACGGTGTCGCGATCGACGCGGCCGGCCATGACACCATCCTGCAGGCAGCACGACGCGGGGGCGTCGCGCTGCCTTACGAATGCGGCTGGGGCAGTTGCGGCGCCTGCAAGGTGACGCTCGTCGACGGCCAGGTCGATCTGGTCTTTCCCGGCGCGCCAGCGATCAATCCGCGCGACGCACGACGCAGCCGCATCCTGGCCTGTCAATCACGCGCGATCTCCGACGTCACGATCGCGCGTGGTCCCGGCGACTGGTCCGCGCCGACGCCGCGATGCGTCGAGCAACAGGCGATCCTGCGCGGCGTCGACGATCTCGCGCCGGAGATCCGCCAGTTCAGCTTCGAGACGGCCGAGCCGATCGACTTCCGGCCGGGTCAGTATGCGATCCTGCATCTCGGCGAAGGGCTGCGGCGCTGCTACTCGATGTGCAACCTGCCGGGCAGCAACGTCCTGCAGTTCATTGCCAGGCGCTACGATGGCGGCACGGGCAGCAACGCGCTCGCCGCGTTGATCCCAGGCGCGCAGATCACCATCGAGGCGCCGTTCGGCGCCTGCACGCTGCGTCGACAGCCGGGCCGCAAGGTGTTCGTGGCGGGAGGCACCGGCATTGCGCCGATCCTGGCGATGCTGCGCGAGGCTGCGGCTGCGCGCCTCGATTTCGGATCGCCCGCGGACGTCATCTACGGCGCCCGTACACCGGCGGATCTCGCCGCTGATGACATGCTGGCGGCGGCGATCGCGCAAACGCCCCGGACGCGCTACCTGCCCGTGGTCGAGCACGCGCCGTCCGGCTGGCCGCATGCGGCCGGCTTCGTCACCGATGTCATCAAGGCCGCGATCCCGGATCCCGCGGCGGCCGAGTTCTATGTCGCCGGCCCGCCGGTCATGGTGAACGCGGTCAGGTCGCTGCTGCGCGCCGCCGATGTTCCGATCACGCAGGTTCATTATGACAGCTTCGGCTAG
- a CDS encoding luciferase family protein, whose product MRSAAPVWAMAPGLRRLATRPGSAPRLAPTWPCHQLGDTSPAGYAAQLVSCACALAGVEEVPAPMNAAGRAFALDDIHAMGQPEAFVFAPVWLIVRPDGSLHLTLRPEWAQKVAAKGWGTVHPFARYMAGAVPPQSLVVYAPRDQSELAVAARIIAAAHCYASGRIGDVALPDSRW is encoded by the coding sequence GTGCGCAGTGCTGCACCCGTCTGGGCGATGGCGCCTGGACTGCGCCGTCTCGCCACACGTCCCGGCAGCGCGCCGCGGCTCGCACCGACATGGCCCTGCCACCAGCTCGGCGACACCTCGCCCGCCGGATACGCCGCACAGCTCGTGTCCTGCGCCTGCGCGCTGGCTGGCGTCGAAGAGGTGCCGGCGCCGATGAACGCCGCAGGCCGCGCCTTCGCGCTCGATGACATCCATGCCATGGGCCAGCCGGAGGCCTTCGTGTTCGCGCCGGTGTGGCTCATTGTTCGCCCCGACGGGTCGCTGCACCTGACCTTGCGGCCGGAATGGGCGCAGAAGGTGGCGGCCAAGGGCTGGGGCACGGTGCATCCGTTCGCACGCTACATGGCCGGCGCCGTGCCGCCGCAGAGCCTCGTGGTCTACGCGCCGCGCGATCAAAGCGAGCTGGCGGTTGCTGCGCGGATCATCGCGGCCGCGCACTGCTACGCGAGCGGCCGCATCGGCGACGTCGCATTGCCCGACAGCCGGTGGTGA
- a CDS encoding 2Fe-2S iron-sulfur cluster binding domain-containing protein, translating to MTNEGDIRRFRIRLERPEGTFTFDAISDEYLLYSMIDAGIETPYICEQGWCLACAARLVSGNVDRSDALTVYPQDAEAGFLLLCSTKPCSDLVLMLDERQTRRDMMQHRIEHNQLARAYPPGARLRFRRGRAKARVCACTRSATGTRTDEPATSAQMGLIGSKPK from the coding sequence ATGACCAATGAAGGCGACATCAGGCGGTTTCGCATACGGCTGGAACGTCCGGAGGGGACGTTCACATTCGACGCCATATCCGACGAATATCTGCTGTACAGCATGATCGACGCCGGCATCGAGACGCCCTACATCTGCGAGCAGGGCTGGTGCCTCGCATGCGCCGCGCGCTTGGTGTCGGGCAACGTCGACCGCTCCGATGCGCTGACGGTCTACCCTCAGGACGCTGAAGCCGGCTTTCTGCTGCTGTGTTCGACCAAGCCCTGCTCGGATCTGGTCCTGATGCTCGACGAGCGCCAGACCCGACGGGACATGATGCAACACCGGATCGAGCACAATCAGTTGGCGCGAGCCTATCCGCCCGGCGCACGGCTCCGGTTTCGCCGCGGACGCGCTAAGGCGCGAGTCTGCGCGTGCACCCGTTCAGCGACAGGGACTCGAACAGATGAGCCGGCGACATCCGCTCAGATGGGGCTGATTGGATCAAAACCCAAATAG
- a CDS encoding DEAD/DEAH box helicase gives MLALYLTAQWRASGRGGLVFLAENESRAELLGSIIPVIEPACDVLVYPRLNTLPFDQLEPSRDIAGRRSSVLRRLARAKKPILLIATAEAIMELLPLPANWSRIGFLLRTGAVFSEEDLEARLKALGYDLDDSPDYPGGVLFHGNTFEIFPAGAFGPFRIEHSGGRIRRIAAINPIDQEVISETKELLIDPMSERLAFTGRARRRSSLLDYCARAKWIADSTVPRHADTWLSTIEDAAARSERDRAYLSRREWELAAKKITVLPPTTPYRATPEFYKAASPRKALRAFIEEAQRGSARVLFVAAVEADLRVMARMSAIKAECVPDWTHATARGRQQAALLAGFDAGFVVPGKKPLVVITAADVLGSRAHQPQPMNWAWTPGFDSGDLPELGSVVVHLQRGLARLGGLRSMGTGDLSAREMVRLVFAGNDAVLVPLAELALIWPYAAELGDTSLDKADGSSWRPRRAAAETEIHVVAKELAKQMSQRRRRPAPKLVPRPAVYEKFVARFPYFTTSDQAKAIRDVLDDLASGHPMDRIVCGDVGFGKTEVALRAAAAAVLAGKQVAIVVPTTVLARQHVETFRKRFAPLGIDVGNLSRVASTAEAREVRERLKSGELRVVVGTLALASKEVRFAELGLIIIDEEQHFGAAEKAMLSGLNKNGHRLWMSATPIPRTLAAGLTGLRDLSVIATPPVHRVPVATKVAPLSDIAIAAALVREHRRNGQSFVVCPRIQDLDPMLARIHALAPELRIIAIHGKMPTDEIDERLMGFVEGRADVLLATNIVESGLDIPRANTIVVCWPERFGLAQLHQLRGRVGRGGIRAFAHFLTEGGSERSEKRLSVLEELSRPGAGFAISARDLDLRGGGDLRSDRQSGHMQVFGPTLYGHLLTLALEGDRDGMSALWIPELNLPIPELLPSSYVQSEAVRLEIYARAARCRSDDELEELEDETHRRFGKLPSEASNFFAVAKLRISCRQRGIMRLDVGPDAIAATMLAGRIGKLRSRSLQREGDRVVYPGRSDEPALRRVEQFLDLLDE, from the coding sequence ATGTTGGCGCTGTATCTTACGGCGCAATGGCGCGCTTCGGGCCGGGGCGGACTTGTGTTTCTCGCCGAAAATGAGAGCCGAGCCGAGCTGTTGGGTTCGATCATCCCAGTTATCGAGCCGGCCTGTGATGTGCTCGTCTATCCCCGTTTGAACACGCTTCCGTTCGATCAGCTTGAGCCTTCACGTGATATCGCGGGCCGGCGGAGCTCCGTCTTGAGACGCCTTGCCAGGGCAAAGAAGCCGATCCTGCTGATCGCGACGGCGGAGGCCATAATGGAGCTCCTGCCGTTGCCTGCGAACTGGTCTCGTATCGGATTTCTCCTTCGGACCGGGGCCGTCTTTTCCGAGGAAGACCTCGAGGCCCGTCTGAAAGCTCTCGGGTACGACCTGGACGACAGTCCGGATTATCCCGGTGGAGTTTTGTTTCACGGCAACACCTTCGAGATCTTCCCGGCCGGCGCGTTCGGACCTTTTAGGATAGAGCATTCCGGAGGGAGAATCCGGCGTATTGCAGCGATCAATCCGATAGACCAAGAGGTGATTTCCGAAACGAAGGAACTCCTGATTGACCCGATGTCCGAGCGGCTGGCGTTCACGGGCCGGGCTCGAAGAAGGTCCAGCCTATTGGACTATTGTGCGCGCGCCAAATGGATCGCCGACAGCACCGTGCCCAGGCACGCCGACACCTGGTTGAGCACGATCGAGGATGCGGCCGCCCGCAGTGAGCGTGACCGTGCCTATCTCAGCCGACGCGAATGGGAGCTGGCGGCCAAGAAGATCACTGTGTTGCCGCCAACCACTCCGTATCGTGCGACGCCAGAGTTCTACAAGGCAGCCTCTCCGCGGAAGGCGCTCCGTGCATTTATCGAGGAAGCCCAGCGCGGAAGCGCACGTGTGCTTTTCGTCGCTGCGGTCGAAGCTGATTTGCGTGTGATGGCCCGGATGAGCGCTATCAAGGCCGAATGCGTGCCCGATTGGACGCACGCGACCGCAAGGGGCAGGCAGCAGGCCGCATTGTTGGCAGGCTTCGATGCGGGCTTTGTCGTTCCTGGAAAGAAGCCGCTCGTGGTCATCACTGCTGCCGACGTGCTCGGCAGCAGGGCACACCAACCGCAACCGATGAACTGGGCATGGACGCCCGGCTTCGATTCGGGAGATCTCCCCGAACTCGGATCCGTGGTCGTTCATCTGCAACGTGGACTCGCACGCCTTGGCGGCCTGAGATCCATGGGCACGGGAGATCTTTCGGCGCGCGAGATGGTCAGGTTGGTATTTGCCGGAAACGACGCCGTTCTCGTTCCTCTCGCAGAATTGGCGCTGATCTGGCCTTACGCCGCTGAGCTCGGAGACACCTCGCTGGACAAGGCCGACGGCAGCTCGTGGCGGCCGCGGCGAGCCGCTGCCGAGACGGAGATTCACGTGGTCGCAAAGGAGCTGGCCAAGCAGATGAGTCAGCGCCGGCGGCGCCCGGCTCCGAAGCTCGTGCCGCGCCCTGCTGTCTATGAGAAGTTCGTCGCGCGGTTTCCCTATTTCACCACCTCCGATCAGGCGAAGGCCATCCGCGACGTTCTGGATGATCTTGCATCGGGGCACCCGATGGACCGGATCGTCTGTGGAGACGTCGGCTTTGGCAAAACCGAGGTGGCGCTGCGCGCAGCGGCAGCCGCCGTGCTGGCCGGAAAGCAGGTCGCTATCGTCGTGCCGACGACAGTGCTGGCACGACAGCATGTCGAAACCTTCCGCAAGCGCTTTGCGCCTCTTGGCATCGATGTTGGAAACCTGTCGCGGGTGGCCTCGACCGCCGAAGCGCGAGAGGTAAGGGAGCGCCTCAAGAGCGGAGAACTCAGGGTCGTCGTCGGGACCCTCGCGCTCGCATCCAAGGAAGTGAGATTTGCCGAACTTGGCCTGATCATCATTGACGAGGAGCAGCATTTCGGCGCTGCCGAGAAAGCCATGCTGTCGGGCCTCAATAAGAACGGCCACCGGCTCTGGATGAGTGCGACACCGATCCCCCGCACACTTGCGGCCGGCTTGACGGGCTTGAGGGATCTCAGCGTGATCGCAACCCCGCCGGTCCATCGTGTTCCGGTTGCCACCAAGGTCGCACCGCTTTCGGACATAGCTATCGCCGCTGCGCTGGTTCGTGAGCACAGACGTAACGGTCAGAGTTTTGTCGTTTGTCCGCGGATCCAGGATCTCGATCCCATGCTCGCCAGGATCCATGCGCTGGCTCCGGAACTACGTATCATTGCCATTCACGGCAAGATGCCGACGGACGAGATTGACGAGAGGTTGATGGGGTTCGTCGAAGGCCGTGCCGATGTACTACTTGCGACCAACATCGTGGAAAGTGGCCTCGACATCCCACGTGCGAACACCATCGTTGTGTGCTGGCCCGAAAGATTCGGCCTGGCACAATTGCATCAGCTCAGGGGGCGAGTAGGACGGGGCGGCATCCGGGCGTTTGCACATTTCCTGACGGAAGGTGGCTCTGAACGCTCGGAAAAGCGGCTTTCCGTTCTCGAGGAATTGAGCCGTCCGGGCGCTGGCTTCGCGATCAGCGCTCGCGACCTCGATCTCCGCGGCGGCGGCGACCTGCGCTCCGATCGACAATCCGGCCACATGCAGGTGTTCGGACCGACGCTCTACGGCCACCTTCTTACGCTTGCCCTGGAGGGAGACCGCGATGGAATGTCCGCGCTCTGGATCCCCGAGTTGAATCTTCCCATTCCTGAGCTGCTTCCTTCGAGCTATGTGCAATCGGAGGCGGTCAGGCTGGAGATCTACGCTCGAGCCGCTCGGTGCCGGAGTGATGACGAGCTGGAGGAGCTCGAGGATGAAACGCACCGCCGATTCGGCAAGCTGCCATCCGAGGCCAGCAATTTCTTTGCTGTCGCCAAGCTCAGGATAAGTTGCAGGCAACGGGGGATCATGCGTCTCGATGTCGGCCCGGATGCGATTGCTGCAACGATGCTCGCAGGGAGGATCGGTAAATTACGCTCGCGGTCACTGCAGCGCGAGGGCGATCGCGTCGTCTATCCCGGGCGCAGCGATGAACCTGCTTTACGACGGGTCGAACAGTTCTTGGATCTGCTGGACGAATGA